The following coding sequences lie in one Takifugu flavidus isolate HTHZ2018 chromosome 4, ASM371156v2, whole genome shotgun sequence genomic window:
- the si:ch211-220m17.5 gene encoding guanylin family protein has translation MWTEVKGTASRARRQTQTGSPPAETSVDMKATFVTTALLVLALSWTGSGAVEVEENGLTFSFEAVKRLQELVQGSGLMGSTSPRLRASAGSPCADPLLPQEFLPVCRQRGASASLTRLAMVPLDLCEICAFAACTGC, from the exons ATGTGGACGGAGGTGAAGGGCACAGCGAGCAGAGCGCGccgacagacacagacaggttCCCCACCCGCTGAAACAAGTGTTGACATGAAGGCCACGTTTGTCACCACCGCCCTCTTGGTCCTGGCTCTCAGCTGGACTGGATCTGGAGCCGTGGAGGTGGAA GAAAATGGACTCACCTTCTCGTTTGAAGCCGTCAAGAGGCTCCAAGAGCTGGTGCAGGGCAGCGGTCTGATGGGATCAACCAGCCCTCGGCTCAGGGCGAGCGCCGGGTCGCCCTGCGCCGACCCGCTGCTGCCGCAGGAGTTCCTCCccgtctgcaggcagagaggagCGTCGGCATCTCTCACCAGACTGG cgATGGTGCCTTTGGATCTCTGCGAGATCTGCGCCTTTGCCGCCTGCACTGGCTGTTAG